One Candidatus Binatia bacterium DNA window includes the following coding sequences:
- a CDS encoding endonuclease/exonuclease/phosphatase family protein — translation MRAGKNFLLSACLLGLAACGDTKVAGIAPAVTLANLNLIHGIFCPPDSDACRLPDRVDLMFEFVRGSGCPDVVTLQEIWPPSVALIEEGAGDVCPFPYEVILGATQSGVDDELVLSRYPAEIVEQQELYLGFRRVLLTRIDHPNGPLDVYSTHLASGADGGPNPCGVDCPPECVRAGAPTVRDCQAVQMARFIERTHDVPEAALAAGDMNAPPGSFTYHQFVDRGWIDTYIAAGNAECDPETGIGCTSGRDGDTLPELESPELNVNRRIDYVFLIPAADDAACQPVLLPANGLGPGTQLWAEVPNAFSPSCGPLPDPICWASDHTGVQVAYGC, via the coding sequence ATGAGAGCCGGAAAGAACTTTCTCCTCTCCGCCTGCCTCCTCGGATTGGCCGCCTGCGGCGATACGAAGGTGGCGGGCATCGCCCCCGCCGTAACGCTCGCGAATCTGAACCTGATCCATGGGATCTTCTGCCCGCCGGACAGCGACGCCTGTCGGCTGCCGGACCGCGTCGATCTGATGTTCGAGTTCGTCCGCGGCAGCGGCTGCCCGGACGTCGTCACGCTGCAGGAGATCTGGCCGCCGAGCGTTGCGTTGATCGAAGAGGGCGCGGGCGACGTCTGTCCGTTCCCCTACGAGGTGATCCTCGGCGCGACCCAGAGCGGCGTGGACGACGAGCTCGTGCTCTCCCGGTACCCGGCCGAAATCGTGGAGCAGCAGGAGCTCTACCTCGGCTTCCGGCGGGTCCTGCTCACCCGAATCGATCATCCCAACGGCCCCCTCGACGTGTACTCGACACACCTGGCTTCCGGAGCGGACGGTGGACCGAACCCGTGCGGGGTCGATTGTCCTCCCGAGTGCGTCCGCGCCGGCGCCCCGACCGTACGGGATTGCCAGGCCGTGCAGATGGCCCGGTTCATCGAACGGACCCACGATGTGCCCGAAGCCGCCCTCGCCGCGGGCGACATGAACGCCCCGCCGGGGTCATTCACCTACCATCAGTTCGTCGATCGAGGGTGGATCGACACCTACATCGCCGCCGGGAACGCCGAATGCGACCCCGAAACGGGTATCGGCTGTACCTCGGGGCGCGACGGCGACACCCTACCCGAGCTCGAGTCTCCGGAGCTGAACGTGAACCGCCGGATCGACTACGTCTTTCTGATTCCGGCCGCCGACGACGCCGCGTGCCAACCGGTTCTGTTGCCGGCGAACGGCCTGGGTCCAGGGACGCAGCTCTGGGCCGAGGTACCGAATGCGTTTTCGCCCTCCTGCGGCCCGTTGCCCGACCCCATCTGCTGGGCCTCCGACCATACGGGGGTCCAGGTCGCGTACGGCTGCTGA
- a CDS encoding HAD-IB family hydrolase, whose protein sequence is MSAYPELTREIEQSEEGPEIAAFFDLDRTLIQGFSALTFVRDGAMHGQYGPIDLAELAMAAASFELGTIDFSSFLTGFARLLRGMSESEFEKVGRRVFEEDLGSRIHPEARAIVDAHRRRGHTIAVVSSATRFQVEPVADDLGIEHVLASRLEVRDGLLTGEIMSPSCYGEGKAIAARSLAETIPIDLERSYFYTDSDEDLPLLDIVGNPRPTNPNGNLAKIAARRDWPAMQFTHRSRPGMAEVVRTGLAAGSLIPSLLLGLPAAYLTGDWQRAVNITASTWGELATTFAGVEVRVSGEEHLWSHRPAVFIFNHQSGLDMLLICKLLRRDFVGIGKKELQSNPILGPLMSFAGTVFVDRTNHDKAIEALGPAVDALRQGISLAIAPEGARTTTPHPTRFKKGAFRMAMEAGVPIVPIVLKNTLDALPKHWFFVRPTTIDVEVLPPVDTSDWKHEDLAERIAEIHQSYVDVLG, encoded by the coding sequence ATGTCGGCGTACCCCGAACTCACACGCGAGATCGAACAAAGTGAAGAAGGCCCCGAGATCGCGGCTTTCTTCGATCTCGATCGAACCCTGATCCAGGGATTCTCCGCTCTCACCTTCGTGCGCGACGGGGCGATGCACGGCCAGTACGGCCCGATCGACCTCGCCGAGCTCGCGATGGCGGCCGCGAGTTTCGAACTCGGTACGATCGACTTCTCGTCGTTCCTCACCGGCTTCGCTCGACTGCTGCGTGGGATGTCCGAATCGGAGTTCGAGAAGGTCGGGCGCCGCGTCTTCGAAGAAGACCTCGGTTCCCGCATTCACCCCGAGGCGCGCGCGATCGTCGATGCGCACCGGCGCAGAGGGCACACCATTGCCGTCGTCTCGTCAGCCACGCGCTTCCAGGTGGAGCCCGTCGCGGACGACCTCGGAATCGAGCACGTGCTGGCCTCGCGCCTCGAGGTCCGAGACGGCCTCCTCACCGGCGAGATCATGAGCCCGAGTTGTTACGGCGAAGGCAAGGCGATTGCGGCGCGCTCTCTCGCCGAAACTATCCCGATCGATCTCGAACGAAGCTATTTCTACACGGACTCGGACGAAGACCTGCCCCTGCTCGACATCGTAGGAAACCCGCGCCCGACAAACCCCAACGGCAATCTCGCGAAGATCGCCGCGCGACGCGATTGGCCGGCGATGCAGTTCACGCACCGAAGCCGGCCAGGGATGGCAGAGGTCGTTCGGACCGGCCTCGCCGCCGGAAGCCTCATCCCTTCGCTCCTCCTCGGCCTACCGGCAGCCTACCTCACGGGAGATTGGCAGCGCGCGGTCAACATCACCGCGTCGACGTGGGGCGAACTCGCTACGACATTCGCCGGTGTCGAAGTCCGGGTGAGCGGAGAAGAACATCTCTGGTCTCATCGCCCCGCCGTGTTCATCTTCAACCACCAGAGCGGGCTCGACATGCTGCTCATCTGCAAGCTCCTGCGACGTGACTTCGTCGGCATCGGGAAGAAGGAGCTGCAATCGAACCCGATCCTCGGTCCCCTCATGTCGTTTGCCGGCACCGTGTTCGTGGATCGGACGAATCATGACAAGGCGATCGAGGCGCTCGGCCCCGCGGTCGACGCGCTCCGACAGGGGATCTCACTCGCGATCGCACCCGAAGGAGCACGAACGACGACGCCGCACCCCACGCGGTTCAAGAAGGGTGCGTTCCGCATGGCGATGGAGGCGGGCGTTCCCATCGTGCCGATTGTGCTGAAGAACACGCTCGACGCGCTGCCGAAGCACTGGTTCTTCGTGCGGCCCACGACGATCGACGTGGAAGTCCTACCGCCGGTCGATACGAGCGACTGGAAGCACGAAGATCTCGCCGAACGCATCGCCGAGATCCACCAGAGCTACGTCGACGTCCTCGGCTGA
- a CDS encoding glycerol-3-phosphate 1-O-acyltransferase produces MSTTGEVRSGSTGGGKISHSESRGWSGEPGQRVVFLLDACSGLERQVLADWIAEHRPENGSSPPVETVHLPPSRRRGARHGGDGALEAVLASGDEALLAPLRVAWDREKVEGKRENPVRELLTVGDPRDPGPLRQRWIRNRSPHLCHVVCGEPATVSDLRDRWRHQSGADVSHTTSLAEFVERQAALALERAERRLRGQKYKVPKLVREDILARAGFRVGVAKLAREIGQTEKKVGQRAGGYLREIAATHSPHVIDLCAHLIHSLYTQGYGDALHYDRERLEQIYELTQRYPLVFLPSHKSNLDHLVLQYALHENGHPPNHTAGGINMNFFPIGPLVRRSGVFFIRRAFKDNPVYKFVLRQYVDYLIEKRFSLEWYIEGGRSRSGKLLPPRMGLMAYVAEAYKRGKAEDVYLIPVSIAYDQIQDVGDYVAEQRGAKKEKESFGWLLKMIRSLRSRYGQIYISFGDPVSLRETLGAPDVACEPPVEEQNLAIQKLAFEVAVRIDRVTPVTATSLVTLGLLGVGDRALSLGETRLVLDPMLEYVEKCDVPVTDEFELGSDDGLQRALEALVDSGVVSCFAEGPEPVYAIGTNQHLTAAYYRNTIIHFFLAGAIAELALLRAAEPEVEDARTEFLEEALRLRDLLKFEFFFPEKEDFRAELGADLDLRADGWSRAMGLGPDEIHALARRMRPLLSHRVLRPYVEAYQVVADALEQQPTDKELDEGAFLTSCVGLGKQYVLQRRIHSAESVSRVSFETALKLAKNRGLVDVGGEDLAARRAAFAEEAQRAVRRIEAVASIAAGRRAGLIP; encoded by the coding sequence ATGAGCACGACGGGTGAGGTCCGCTCCGGGTCGACCGGAGGCGGCAAAATTTCGCATTCGGAGTCCCGCGGGTGGTCCGGGGAGCCGGGGCAGCGGGTCGTGTTCCTCCTCGATGCGTGCAGCGGTCTCGAGCGCCAGGTGCTCGCGGACTGGATCGCGGAGCACCGACCCGAAAACGGCTCCAGCCCGCCCGTGGAGACGGTGCATCTGCCGCCGTCCCGCAGGCGGGGAGCGCGCCACGGTGGAGACGGTGCGCTCGAAGCCGTGCTGGCTTCCGGAGACGAAGCTCTGCTCGCGCCCCTGCGCGTCGCGTGGGACCGGGAGAAGGTCGAGGGCAAGCGCGAAAACCCGGTGAGGGAGCTCCTGACGGTCGGCGATCCGCGGGACCCCGGGCCTTTACGCCAACGCTGGATCCGGAACCGATCGCCTCACCTCTGCCATGTCGTGTGCGGCGAGCCGGCCACCGTGTCGGACCTTCGGGATCGGTGGCGTCATCAGAGCGGAGCCGACGTCTCGCACACGACCAGCCTCGCCGAGTTCGTCGAGCGTCAGGCCGCACTGGCGCTCGAGCGGGCCGAGCGGCGATTGCGCGGCCAGAAGTACAAGGTGCCGAAGCTCGTCCGCGAGGACATCCTCGCCCGAGCCGGATTCCGTGTGGGCGTCGCGAAGCTCGCGCGCGAGATCGGACAGACGGAGAAGAAGGTCGGACAACGGGCGGGGGGCTATCTCCGCGAGATCGCGGCGACGCACAGCCCGCACGTCATCGACCTCTGCGCCCACCTGATCCATTCGCTCTACACGCAGGGGTACGGAGATGCGCTTCACTACGATCGGGAGCGACTCGAGCAGATCTACGAACTGACGCAGCGCTACCCGCTCGTGTTCCTCCCCTCACACAAGTCGAACCTAGATCACCTGGTGTTGCAGTACGCGCTGCACGAGAACGGCCATCCGCCGAACCACACGGCCGGTGGCATCAACATGAATTTTTTTCCGATCGGGCCGCTCGTTCGCCGCAGCGGCGTGTTCTTCATCCGCCGGGCGTTTAAGGACAACCCGGTCTACAAGTTCGTGCTGCGGCAGTACGTCGACTACTTGATCGAGAAGCGGTTCTCCCTCGAGTGGTACATTGAGGGAGGACGCTCTCGTTCGGGGAAACTCCTGCCGCCGCGGATGGGACTCATGGCGTACGTCGCCGAGGCTTACAAGCGCGGGAAGGCCGAGGACGTTTACTTGATCCCCGTCTCGATTGCCTACGACCAGATTCAGGACGTGGGCGACTACGTCGCCGAGCAGCGCGGCGCGAAGAAGGAGAAGGAGAGCTTCGGCTGGCTCCTAAAGATGATTCGTTCTCTTCGGAGTCGCTACGGCCAGATCTACATCAGCTTCGGCGATCCGGTGTCGTTGCGCGAAACGCTCGGGGCGCCCGATGTGGCCTGCGAGCCGCCCGTGGAGGAACAGAACCTCGCAATTCAGAAGCTGGCCTTCGAGGTGGCGGTCCGAATCGACCGCGTGACTCCGGTTACGGCCACGTCTCTCGTCACGCTGGGCCTGCTCGGCGTCGGCGACCGGGCCCTCTCGTTGGGGGAAACGAGGCTCGTACTCGATCCAATGCTCGAGTACGTTGAAAAGTGCGACGTCCCCGTCACCGACGAATTCGAACTGGGCTCCGACGACGGCTTGCAGCGGGCGCTCGAAGCGCTCGTCGATTCCGGGGTGGTTTCTTGCTTCGCCGAGGGCCCGGAGCCGGTCTACGCGATCGGGACCAATCAACACCTGACGGCTGCGTACTATCGCAACACGATCATCCACTTCTTCCTCGCGGGCGCCATTGCCGAGTTGGCCCTTCTTCGGGCGGCCGAGCCGGAGGTCGAGGATGCACGGACGGAGTTCTTGGAAGAGGCTCTTCGGCTGCGCGATCTGCTCAAGTTCGAGTTCTTCTTTCCCGAGAAGGAAGATTTTCGCGCCGAACTCGGTGCCGATCTCGACCTGCGGGCGGACGGATGGAGCCGCGCCATGGGGCTCGGCCCGGATGAAATCCACGCGTTGGCCCGTCGGATGCGGCCGCTCCTTTCGCATCGCGTGTTACGCCCGTACGTCGAGGCGTATCAAGTCGTCGCCGATGCGCTCGAGCAACAGCCTACGGACAAGGAACTCGATGAGGGCGCGTTTCTCACGAGCTGCGTGGGTCTCGGAAAGCAGTACGTCTTGCAGCGCCGCATTCATAGTGCGGAGTCGGTCTCCCGCGTCTCGTTCGAGACCGCACTCAAGCTTGCGAAGAATCGGGGACTCGTGGACGTAGGTGGTGAGGACCTGGCGGCGCGTCGTGCCGCGTTCGCCGAAGAGGCGCAGCGCGCCGTTCGGCGCATCGAAGCGGTCGCGTCGATCGCGGCCGGTCGCCGTGCCGGACTGATCCCCTGA
- a CDS encoding D-alanyl-D-alanine carboxypeptidase has translation MTRTTFLWCALAALIVVSGGAPASARAGVSAEAPRYQALAEGLVGTGQGVFAVAEDGTVLASVAADRAVHPASVSKVPSTLALLRTLGPDYRFVTKLRGAAPEAGVIPGDLVVESAGDPFLLPQGAAYILGELGDIGVRRVAGRLRVEGPLYYDWKPDPAGKRFGAVLRGKISSAARREANERRGSDGKPSVVFEHNKAASAPATETILVHLSPPLPRILKELNGYSNNIFHPLSDRVGGPAAVQRVARASVPKAMADEIVITNAAGAGKTNRLSPRAAVALYQALERELREHGLVLTDVLPVAGRDRGTLQRRFSSPELRGSVVGKTGTYGSLGASSLAGVARTRRFGKVTFAILNRDVPVAEARRRQNAFVTALLADAGAVPWPYEPLPSPILLEETVVVNVGGD, from the coding sequence GTGACTCGAACTACGTTCCTCTGGTGTGCGCTCGCCGCGTTGATTGTCGTGTCCGGCGGGGCGCCGGCTTCTGCACGGGCCGGGGTGTCGGCGGAGGCACCTCGGTATCAGGCGCTCGCCGAGGGCCTCGTGGGCACTGGGCAGGGCGTGTTTGCGGTCGCCGAAGATGGAACGGTCTTGGCGTCGGTGGCGGCGGACCGCGCCGTGCATCCGGCGTCCGTGAGCAAGGTGCCCTCGACGCTGGCTCTTCTGCGGACCCTCGGACCCGACTACCGATTTGTGACGAAACTCCGCGGGGCGGCGCCCGAGGCGGGTGTGATCCCGGGAGATCTGGTCGTCGAATCGGCGGGGGATCCCTTTCTCCTTCCACAGGGTGCGGCGTACATCCTCGGCGAACTCGGGGACATCGGGGTCCGTCGGGTCGCCGGGAGGCTCCGCGTCGAAGGGCCGCTGTACTATGACTGGAAGCCCGACCCGGCCGGGAAGCGATTCGGCGCGGTGCTCCGCGGCAAGATCTCCTCGGCGGCTCGGCGCGAGGCGAACGAGCGGCGCGGTTCGGACGGCAAGCCTTCCGTCGTGTTCGAACACAATAAGGCGGCTTCCGCTCCGGCGACGGAGACAATTCTCGTCCACTTGTCGCCCCCGCTGCCACGCATCTTGAAGGAACTGAACGGGTATTCGAACAACATCTTCCATCCGCTCTCCGATCGAGTCGGAGGGCCGGCAGCGGTTCAGCGTGTCGCGCGCGCGAGCGTGCCAAAGGCGATGGCGGACGAAATCGTGATCACGAACGCGGCGGGGGCGGGCAAGACCAATCGGCTGAGCCCGCGCGCGGCGGTCGCCTTGTACCAGGCTCTGGAGCGTGAACTCCGCGAGCACGGGCTGGTGCTGACAGACGTTCTGCCGGTCGCGGGGCGCGATCGTGGGACGCTGCAGCGGCGCTTCTCGTCGCCGGAGTTGCGGGGCTCTGTCGTCGGGAAAACCGGGACGTACGGCTCGCTCGGCGCGTCGTCGCTCGCGGGGGTAGCTCGCACCAGGCGGTTCGGAAAGGTCACGTTCGCAATTCTCAATCGCGACGTGCCCGTGGCCGAGGCGCGACGGCGGCAGAATGCGTTTGTCACCGCGCTGCTCGCCGACGCGGGAGCCGTTCCTTGGCCCTACGAGCCGCTCCCTTCTCCGATCCTCCTCGAAGAGACGGTGGTCGTGAACGTGGGAGGAGACTGA
- a CDS encoding D-2-hydroxyacid dehydrogenase, with protein sequence MARIVVLDGYTLNPGDNPWDDLARVGDLEVHDRSTLGEIEERARGADIVVTNKAPLSAEMIGVLAELRFIAVTATGFNVVDVGAAAARRIPVSNVPSYGTESVAQFTLALVLELASRVGEHDRAVQEGAWNASPDFCFWSTSPVELSGLTMGVVGFGAIGRRVGGLAHAFGMPVLASGRPGGGREEPGYEPFEWCDVDELFSRADVVSLHCPLTADNAGLVSRGRLARMKPGAFLINTARGPLVDEHALADALERGVLRGAAVDVASSEPIASDNPLLSAPRCIVTPHIAWATLAARRRLMKTTVDNVRAFLAGAPVNVVR encoded by the coding sequence ATGGCCCGCATCGTCGTTCTCGATGGCTACACGCTGAATCCGGGGGACAACCCGTGGGACGACCTCGCGCGCGTCGGAGACCTCGAAGTGCACGACCGGTCGACACTGGGCGAGATCGAGGAGCGCGCGCGTGGCGCCGACATCGTCGTAACCAACAAGGCCCCGTTGTCGGCTGAGATGATCGGCGTATTGGCGGAGCTGCGCTTCATCGCCGTGACCGCGACCGGATTCAACGTCGTCGACGTTGGTGCCGCGGCGGCACGGCGGATCCCGGTCTCGAACGTCCCATCGTACGGGACCGAGTCGGTCGCACAGTTCACGCTCGCGCTGGTCCTGGAACTCGCTTCTCGCGTCGGGGAGCACGACCGAGCGGTCCAGGAAGGCGCTTGGAATGCCTCTCCCGATTTCTGCTTCTGGAGCACCTCTCCCGTCGAGCTGAGTGGTCTCACGATGGGTGTCGTGGGGTTCGGTGCGATTGGTCGGCGGGTCGGCGGGCTGGCACATGCCTTTGGCATGCCGGTGCTGGCGAGTGGACGCCCCGGCGGTGGTCGCGAAGAGCCCGGGTACGAACCGTTCGAATGGTGCGACGTCGACGAACTGTTCTCTCGCGCCGACGTCGTGAGTCTGCATTGCCCGCTCACGGCCGACAACGCAGGACTCGTCAGTCGAGGCCGACTCGCGCGAATGAAGCCGGGGGCGTTCCTCATCAATACGGCGCGCGGCCCCCTCGTCGATGAGCACGCGCTTGCTGACGCTCTCGAGCGCGGCGTCCTGCGAGGTGCGGCGGTCGACGTCGCTTCGAGCGAACCGATAGCGTCGGACAATCCCCTGCTCTCGGCTCCTCGGTGTATCGTGACCCCGCACATCGCATGGGCAACGCTGGCGGCGCGTCGGCGGCTGATGAAAACGACCGTCGACAACGTGCGTGCGTTTCTCGCCGGAGCCCCGGTGAACGTCGTCCGTTGA
- a CDS encoding lysyl oxidase family protein, translating to MAMIPMRHALVLAGTLSTLLAPVHAWAGPELELDVERIESSVLIENRVFHPPQEHIRRDEFAPVSGNCVLDPSEACVGGPGIRRLLRFDALIHNRGDEDLVLGNPEDLPELFEFSECHGHFHFAQASIYELLDDDGMLVAPGRKQGFCLEDTTPSSRSTRMGRRYYCENQGLQVGWADHYPREIDCQWIDVTDVPPGDYTLRVHWNPQGLLEDDDMTNNEGLVAVTLEAPVSEAPEVSRIWRPSGFASYATGRAMFIQWSAKDDVAIISQEVWFSLDDGETWEQLVGDLEGDQRWYVWTIPPGAATARARVRVVARDGEVQRGEQTSAPFRVSNSRRLSIRRR from the coding sequence ATGGCGATGATTCCGATGCGCCACGCCCTGGTGCTCGCCGGCACTCTGTCGACTCTCCTCGCACCCGTGCACGCATGGGCCGGTCCGGAGTTGGAGCTGGACGTCGAGCGGATCGAGAGCTCGGTCCTCATCGAGAACCGCGTGTTTCATCCTCCGCAGGAACACATTCGACGCGACGAGTTCGCGCCGGTCTCCGGCAACTGTGTCCTCGATCCGAGTGAGGCATGCGTCGGTGGGCCCGGCATCCGAAGGTTGCTGCGTTTCGATGCGTTGATTCATAACCGAGGCGACGAGGATCTCGTCCTCGGAAACCCGGAGGATCTCCCAGAGTTGTTCGAGTTCAGCGAGTGCCACGGTCACTTCCACTTCGCGCAGGCCTCGATCTACGAGCTGCTCGATGATGACGGTATGCTCGTCGCGCCGGGACGGAAGCAGGGGTTCTGCCTCGAAGACACGACGCCATCGAGTCGGAGCACCCGGATGGGACGCCGTTATTACTGTGAGAACCAGGGCCTGCAGGTGGGTTGGGCCGACCACTACCCGCGGGAGATCGACTGCCAGTGGATCGACGTCACCGACGTGCCGCCCGGTGACTACACGCTCAGGGTCCACTGGAACCCGCAGGGGCTTCTCGAAGACGACGACATGACGAACAACGAAGGGTTGGTGGCCGTAACTCTAGAGGCGCCCGTGAGTGAGGCGCCCGAAGTGTCGCGGATCTGGCGCCCGAGCGGCTTTGCGTCGTACGCGACCGGGCGCGCGATGTTCATCCAGTGGTCTGCGAAAGACGACGTCGCGATCATCTCTCAAGAGGTGTGGTTCTCGCTCGACGACGGGGAGACCTGGGAACAGCTGGTGGGAGACCTCGAAGGGGATCAGCGCTGGTACGTTTGGACCATACCGCCCGGAGCCGCGACGGCGCGGGCTCGCGTGCGCGTCGTTGCGCGCGATGGAGAGGTGCAGAGGGGCGAACAGACTTCGGCCCCGTTCCGGGTAAGCAATTCCCGCCGGCTTTCCATTCGTCGGCGCTGA
- a CDS encoding GNAT family N-acetyltransferase encodes MASEDHGDREDPLRFTEKWQEELTLDDGTKIRLRRLRQGDRPALVAAFDRLSPESRYWRFFTSMPRIPAHVLDGLMQADDDHFAIVATGVTEGTAEVEGYGIARFARLSDAPDTAEAAVTVVDQMQRRGLGSRLLSCLVEAALERGITKFRAEVLRSNAKMNALLHEFDENARPIHVDGPMAVYLVELGREPAGPLFRLLNLAAKGVQVVVRHLPGMHHTPGKYPR; translated from the coding sequence ATGGCTTCCGAAGACCATGGCGACCGCGAGGACCCCCTGCGGTTCACGGAGAAGTGGCAGGAAGAACTGACGCTCGACGACGGCACCAAGATCAGGCTGCGACGGCTTCGCCAAGGAGATCGACCCGCTCTCGTAGCGGCGTTCGACCGACTCTCTCCCGAATCTCGCTACTGGCGCTTCTTCACCTCGATGCCGCGCATCCCCGCGCATGTGCTAGACGGCCTGATGCAGGCGGACGATGACCACTTCGCAATCGTCGCGACAGGCGTCACCGAGGGAACAGCGGAAGTCGAGGGCTACGGCATCGCGCGGTTCGCACGCCTCTCCGACGCACCCGATACCGCGGAGGCCGCCGTCACCGTCGTCGACCAGATGCAGCGCCGGGGCCTCGGCTCACGGCTCCTCTCCTGCCTCGTCGAAGCCGCACTCGAACGCGGCATCACGAAGTTCCGCGCCGAGGTCCTGCGCAGCAACGCAAAGATGAACGCGCTGCTGCATGAGTTCGACGAGAACGCACGCCCCATCCACGTCGACGGTCCCATGGCGGTCTACTTGGTCGAACTCGGCAGGGAACCAGCGGGGCCGCTCTTCCGATTGCTGAACCTCGCCGCCAAGGGCGTCCAGGTCGTCGTCCGCCACCTCCCCGGCATGCACCATACACCCGGCAAATACCCCCGTTGA
- a CDS encoding acyl-CoA dehydrogenase family protein has protein sequence MQFAYTAEQDALRRELRQYFRELMTEEVMTEVAAGNTGGPHCLEAVRKMGRDGWLGLGWPKEYGGQGRGIVDQFIFYDESWRALAPVPALTINAVAQTMMAYANQEQKDFFLPRILAGELHFAIGYTEPNAGTDLASLRTRAVRDGDEWVINGQKIYTSLAGYADYIWLAARTDPDAPKHKGISIFAVPTSAKGFSWTEIGTIVKSGTTSTYYEDLRVPASALVGEENGGWKLITNQLNYERVAICPPGMIAQVFDDTVAWARETNRPGGTRVIDEPWVRSNLAKVRAKLEYLKLINWKVVSAAQLDPADSSVTKVYGTEFFCEAYRSLLEVFGPAGYLKLGSRGAVLRGRVERAYQGTLFLTFGGGTNEIQRDLVCLFGLGMPRVPRM, from the coding sequence ATGCAGTTTGCGTATACGGCGGAACAGGACGCCCTTCGTCGCGAACTTCGTCAGTACTTCCGGGAGTTGATGACCGAGGAAGTGATGACGGAGGTCGCCGCGGGGAATACCGGTGGGCCGCACTGCCTCGAGGCAGTGCGCAAGATGGGCCGCGACGGCTGGCTCGGGCTCGGGTGGCCGAAGGAATACGGTGGCCAGGGTCGCGGCATCGTCGATCAGTTCATCTTCTACGACGAGTCGTGGCGGGCGCTCGCGCCGGTTCCGGCTCTCACTATCAACGCGGTCGCGCAGACGATGATGGCCTACGCGAATCAAGAGCAGAAGGACTTCTTCCTTCCGCGCATCCTCGCGGGCGAGCTCCACTTCGCAATCGGCTACACCGAGCCGAACGCCGGCACCGACCTTGCTTCCCTTCGTACGCGTGCCGTGCGGGACGGAGACGAGTGGGTCATCAACGGTCAGAAGATCTACACGAGCCTCGCCGGCTACGCCGACTACATCTGGCTCGCGGCGCGGACGGATCCGGATGCTCCCAAGCACAAAGGGATTTCTATCTTCGCCGTCCCGACCTCCGCGAAGGGTTTCTCCTGGACGGAAATTGGCACGATCGTGAAGTCGGGAACCACCTCGACGTACTATGAAGATCTGCGTGTGCCGGCTTCGGCGCTCGTGGGCGAGGAGAACGGTGGGTGGAAGCTCATCACCAACCAGCTCAACTACGAGCGGGTCGCGATCTGTCCTCCGGGGATGATCGCGCAGGTGTTCGACGACACCGTTGCCTGGGCGCGAGAGACGAATCGGCCGGGTGGCACGCGCGTGATCGACGAGCCGTGGGTTCGAAGCAATCTCGCGAAGGTGCGGGCCAAGCTCGAGTATTTGAAGCTCATCAACTGGAAGGTCGTTTCGGCGGCGCAGCTCGATCCGGCGGACTCGAGCGTGACGAAGGTCTACGGCACGGAGTTCTTCTGTGAGGCGTATCGCTCGCTTCTCGAGGTCTTTGGGCCGGCCGGGTATTTGAAGTTGGGCTCGCGCGGCGCGGTGCTGCGCGGGCGCGTCGAACGCGCCTACCAGGGCACGCTCTTTCTCACATTCGGCGGCGGTACGAACGAGATCCAACGTGACCTCGTCTGTCTGTTCGGCCTGGGGATGCCGCGCGTTCCGCGCATGTAG